From the Maridesulfovibrio zosterae DSM 11974 genome, the window CTGCGGCCAGTATATACTTCGCCACCAACAAAGACGTTTGGCTGGCTGGTCTGCAATGATAATTTGTCTGCATTAATGCCGCCGGTCTTCTTGTTCATGGCAAACAGGGAGTTCCCCTCTTCATCAACAAACGCAGTTGTATCAATGATACGATCGGTAGCCACTACAATCAGATCAGCTGTAAGCGTCTGTTCAGTTCCTTCAACTGGTTTGGGAACTCCGAGAGCTTTTTTAGGATCATCGTACTGAACTTCACAATATTCTATACCAGTTACTTTACCATCCTCAGCAAGGATACGAGTTGGTCTGGTCAGCAATTTAAGGTCACAACCAAGTTCTGTTGCACGCTTAACTTCATTTTTATTGGCAGACATCTTACGCTGGATGCAGTCCACAAGTGAGGTTACGCCGCAACCGAGACGGGCTGCGCTGCGAACAACGTCCATAGCAGTGTTGGTATCACCGACAACAACAACGTTTTTACCCTTAAGATCAGTTATAGATTTGCCAACTTTCTCAAGGAATGACACTGCGTCCATAACGCCTTCAGCATCTGCATTCTCAACTTTCAAAGCAGGAACTTTCCATGCTCCGGTTGCAATAAAGATAGCTTCAAAACCTTCTTCTTCGAGAGACTTGATAGTAACATCCTTACCAAATTCAATTCCGGTGCGAACATCAACTCCAAGGTCGAGAATAGACTGAATTTCCCAATCGACAACTTTTGCAGGCAGACGGTATTCAGGGATAATACCTTTCATCATACCACCGATCTGCTCACGCTTTTCAAAAATAACCGGTTCGTGACCGATGCGACGCAGAAAGTAAGCGCATGATAAACCAGCCGGTCCACCACCAATAATTGCAACTTTATGCCCTGTTGCAGGGTTGCAATCCAGTTTTAAACGTGAACCGGAATTCATTTCCCAGTCTGCGACAAAACGGTGCAAAGTATGAATAGCTACGCCATCATCAGCGATGTTACGGCGGCAGATGGTCTCACAAGGTGCCGGGCAAAGACGTCCAACGGCTAAAGGAAGTGGATTGCGTTCCTTCATGGTCAGAAGTGCGCCGCGCATGTCACCACGTTTCATCTGATTAATATATGTACGAACATCTATCTGTGCAGGACATTTCTGCATGCAGGGAGCAAGACAATCGTCAATTTGATTAAGGTGCAACAGGTCCATGGTCATACCGCTAATGCGAATGGCTCCGGTAGGACATACTTCAGCACATTTACCGCAAGAACGGCAGGCATTCATATCAACAACAGGAATGCCGTCATCATTGAGGCGGATCGCATCAAAGCCACAAACCTTAACACATGACCCCAAGCCGATGCAGCCGAGTCCACAGGTTTTTTCACCGCCGTAAAGAAGAGCTTCAGCGCGGCAGTCTTCAACGCCTTCATAGCCGAATAAGAGGTTCGCACGTGAACCGCCTGTACAAATATTGGCAGCCACTTTGGGTTCTTTGAAAGAAGCTTCAAGTCCCATAATAGCAGCAATATTCTCAGCAATTTCAGCTCCACCTGCAACACAGACTTCAGGAGCAGCATCACCTTTTACAATTGCACCGGCAGCAGCTGAACACCCTGGATAACCGCAACCACCGCAGTTTGCTCCAGGGAAGCAACCTTCCACTTCTGCAATGCGGGGATCTTCCTCGACATGCAGAACTTTTGATGCAGCTGCAAGGATAGAAGCAGCTATAAGACCAAGTAAAAACAGAACAAGAATAGAAGAAGTAACCATTTTATTTTATCTCCTTGACTGTCCGGTTAAGCGGCCATGCCCTTAAAAGCGTAGAACGCCAGTGACATGACACCTGCCATGATCAGTGCGATAGGAACGCCTCTGAAAACACGGGGAACCGGAGCGATATCCAGTCTTTCACGGATGGATGAAATTATGACTAGAGCAATCAGGAAGCCGATGCCGGAAGCAAGACCGAACATCATGGACTTGATGAATGAGTATTCGTTGCGCTGGACCATGATTGCCACACCGAGCACTGCACAGTTGGTAGTGATCAGTGGTAAAAACAGACCCAGTGATTGGTAAAGGGGTGGTATTGCCTTTTTAAGAAACATTTCAACGAATTGAACAAGTGAAGCAATAACCAGAATAAAAACGATGGTCTGCAGATACTCAAGACCAAGAGGATTGAGTACGTACTGTTGCAGAGGCCAAGTAAGGGCAGTTGCCATCAAAATAACAAATATAACCGCTCCGCCCATACCCATCGCAACATCTGTAGATTTGGAGGTTCCCATAAAAGGACAGGCTCCAAGGTTCTGAACCAGAACAATGTTGTTAATGAATATTGCAGAGATAAACAGCATAAAGAATTCCATTTTAAGATCCTCCCCTATTTACCCTTGAGGTTATCGATTCCGCCGCAGGCTCCGCAAGAAGCGCAGGTGGAATTCATCACTTCAGGAGGAGTCTCACCTTTACGGCGACTCATATACCTGTTGAATGCATTCATACCCGCCAGAATTACACCCAGAGCAACAAAAGCACCGGGAGCTTTAACCATCAAAGTAGCAGGCTCGAAGGAAGACCACATAATATGTGTTCCGAAAATAGTTCCATTTCCCAACACTTCTCTGATAGCCCCTAGAAATGTTAAAGACAGAGTGAAACCTATGCCCATGCCCAGTGCATCAGCAATAGACAGAGCCACGCCGTTCTTAGAGGCAAATGCCTCGGCACGGCCAAGAATAAGACAGTTAACAACAATCAGCGGAACAAAAATACCAAGACGCTGGTATAGCGGATAAGTATAAGCCTGCATAAGCAACTCAACAGCAACAACCAATGACGCTGTGATGACAATAAAACAGGCAATACGAACTTTAGCAGGAATAATTTTTCTGATGCTGGAAATGATAAGGTTGGACATGGTCAGAACAAAAACAACCGCCATTCCCATACCAAAACCATTTTCCGCAGTGGAAGTTACTGCCAGAGTAGGACACAGACCGAGAAGAACCCTGAATGGAGGAAGTTCGTCCCAGAGTCCTTTTGCAAATTCTTTTACTAAACGGCTCATGGTTTCTCCTTAAGACATCTTCCAGATCGAACTGATCTCGGGCTTGATGGACTGATAAACTTTAATGGCCTTCCGCACAGCATCCACAGTACCAACTGATGAATAAGTTGCTCCTGCAATGGAATCAACGTCGCCACCCTTGGATGTGATTTGCATAGATTCAAGACCGTGAGCTTTGAATCTGTTGGTGAAAGAAGGTTCTGTAACGCGTGTTCCAAGTCCCGGTGTTTCAGTCTGAGTAGTGATGCCAATTCCAAGGAGTTCATCCTTGTTTACATCAAAACCGACCATAACCCCGATATTACCGGAATAACCGGGAGCAAATGACTCAAGAGCAACGCCGACAAGTTTGCCGTCTTTAATCGCCGGGAAAACGGTAACGTCTTTGATAGTTACTCGCTCGGCAATAGGATCGTTATCTCTATTTTCAAGAACGGACAGAAGCGCGGGCCCCTGTACATAGGTCAGAACCTGTTGTTCAATCTGATTTTTGGTAGCCTGTTTCAGGTTAACCAGCACCGCCCCGGAGGTAGCACAGATTAAGGACAGGACCACGATCATATGAAGTATTCCACGCATGGTTTATCTGCCTCCGAAAGGTTTAGGACGAACCCGGTCCAGAAGAGGTGTCAGCAGATTTGCGATCATTATAGCAAAAGGAGCACCGTCAGGATAAACACCGTAAACCCTGATAACAATCACCATGGTTCCGGCAATGAGTCCGAAAAGGATTTGCGGCAACCAGCCGACAGGACTTGAAGCCGTGTCTGTAGCCAGAAAAAAGGCTCCGAACATTACAGATCCGGTCAACAGATGAAATAGCGGATTGGCATAAACTTCAGGATCAATCATCCAAAAAATAGATGAAGTCACGACCACACCAATAAGGAATGCTGCTGGAATAAATGCACGCACCCATCCGGTGGCAACGAGAAAGATCCCACCAGCCAGAACGGCGATAATCTGTGAAGCGCCCAATCCACCGAGCTGTTTACCCAGGAAAAGGTCCATGTAATTGAACTGGTCAAGGCTTTCGAGGCCAAAATGTTTGAGCTGGTCCACAGGAGAATTGATCATGAAATTAGCAAGATTTATGTCAATATCCATGGCAGCAGGCCATGAAACACGGCAGAAAGCCCAGGCAACCAAAGGTGCACATATAGGATTGCTGCCGAATCCTCCGAAAACAGTACGACCGAGAACAATGGTCAATGCAGCACCGCAGGCAACCATCCACCAAGGACAGGTTGCTGGCAGCAGGAAAGCAAAAAGAATGCCCTCATAAAGAGCTGTAAGGTTATCTACATTGATGTCACGTTCCTGCATCTTGAGGCAGATAGCTTCAGTTAGAACAGCCACCGAACCGGCAATACCGACTGTAGCCAGTGCAGGCAGGCCGTACATCATGAAAGCCATAATAACTGCGGGAACCAGAGCCAGAAGATGATACTGCATCATCTTCTCCACAGTACGCTTGCTGCGCCAGTGAGGAGCAGGCGAAACCGTGAGTCTGACTGCAATGTCAGACATTGCTTTAATTACTGGAGGAGTCATATTTTAACCCTTGAAACTTGTATGTTTAACCGCATTCCGACACAATTATGGTTAGATTGAAACTCTGTAATCAATCTGCCCACACCTAAACAGGATATGCAGAGGACTCAGCCCTTCTGCCTGTCGGAGGCGAAATCACCTGACAATGCGCTAAGCGCATCAACTCTAAGACTTCTCAGCCTGACCGCTGGCTAGGAGCTGGTCCTTGGCAAAACGGATATATTGAAGAATAGGACGTCGAACAGTACAGTTAAAGGAACAGAGTCCACATTCGAAACAGCTATGCAGATCCTGCTTCTCAGCTTTTTCAAACATTTCGTATTCAGCATAACGACTTATAAGGTTAGGCAGGATACGGGCAGGACAGCTGAGTACACATTCACCACAGTTAATGCAGGTTGCATCTTCAATGGATGGGAATGTCCCTTCTTTAATAATAAACAGTCCATGATCACTTTTCTTAACGCCTTCATCCAGGCTGTATACAGCCTCTCCACGGAAAGGACCTCCAAGAACGACCTTGTCACCGGAATTAACGGAAAGATCGAGCTCATTAAGCAAATGCCTGATAGGAGTTCCAAGCGGAACACGATAGTTCATACCGTTAATTGTCATAATAGTGTCGGTAACAGGCAATCCGCTTTGGGCAACCAGTCCGAGATTATACAAATCCATCACACTCATTATTTTGGTATCAGCTGGAAATTCTTTTCCAGTGACCTTCTTAACCACAATAGCATCAAGTGATCTTGGATATTTGGGTTTAACGGAAACTGTCTCAGTTCCGCTGAGGGTATATGAAGTCCCAGTGGCAACCGCCAGCATAGTGTGCACTGGAGTGATAAAAGACTCGGCAAGGCGCAATCCTGCTTCGAGAGTCTCTTTCTCTTTTTCAAGAAGAAGTTCTGCCACGGCTATACCTGGTTCGGGATTAAGACCGTTGATAACAAGATTTTCGCTGTGGGAAGACAGAGGGGCAACGTCAATACCAAGGTCCTG encodes:
- a CDS encoding RnfABCDGE type electron transport complex subunit D; the protein is MTPPVIKAMSDIAVRLTVSPAPHWRSKRTVEKMMQYHLLALVPAVIMAFMMYGLPALATVGIAGSVAVLTEAICLKMQERDINVDNLTALYEGILFAFLLPATCPWWMVACGAALTIVLGRTVFGGFGSNPICAPLVAWAFCRVSWPAAMDIDINLANFMINSPVDQLKHFGLESLDQFNYMDLFLGKQLGGLGASQIIAVLAGGIFLVATGWVRAFIPAAFLIGVVVTSSIFWMIDPEVYANPLFHLLTGSVMFGAFFLATDTASSPVGWLPQILFGLIAGTMVIVIRVYGVYPDGAPFAIMIANLLTPLLDRVRPKPFGGR
- the rnfG gene encoding RnfABCDGE type electron transport complex subunit G, which codes for MRGILHMIVVLSLICATSGAVLVNLKQATKNQIEQQVLTYVQGPALLSVLENRDNDPIAERVTIKDVTVFPAIKDGKLVGVALESFAPGYSGNIGVMVGFDVNKDELLGIGITTQTETPGLGTRVTEPSFTNRFKAHGLESMQITSKGGDVDSIAGATYSSVGTVDAVRKAIKVYQSIKPEISSIWKMS
- the rsxE gene encoding electron transport complex subunit RsxE; protein product: MSRLVKEFAKGLWDELPPFRVLLGLCPTLAVTSTAENGFGMGMAVVFVLTMSNLIISSIRKIIPAKVRIACFIVITASLVVAVELLMQAYTYPLYQRLGIFVPLIVVNCLILGRAEAFASKNGVALSIADALGMGIGFTLSLTFLGAIREVLGNGTIFGTHIMWSSFEPATLMVKAPGAFVALGVILAGMNAFNRYMSRRKGETPPEVMNSTCASCGACGGIDNLKGK
- a CDS encoding FAD-dependent oxidoreductase, giving the protein MVTSSILVLFLLGLIAASILAAASKVLHVEEDPRIAEVEGCFPGANCGGCGYPGCSAAAGAIVKGDAAPEVCVAGGAEIAENIAAIMGLEASFKEPKVAANICTGGSRANLLFGYEGVEDCRAEALLYGGEKTCGLGCIGLGSCVKVCGFDAIRLNDDGIPVVDMNACRSCGKCAEVCPTGAIRISGMTMDLLHLNQIDDCLAPCMQKCPAQIDVRTYINQMKRGDMRGALLTMKERNPLPLAVGRLCPAPCETICRRNIADDGVAIHTLHRFVADWEMNSGSRLKLDCNPATGHKVAIIGGGPAGLSCAYFLRRIGHEPVIFEKREQIGGMMKGIIPEYRLPAKVVDWEIQSILDLGVDVRTGIEFGKDVTIKSLEEEGFEAIFIATGAWKVPALKVENADAEGVMDAVSFLEKVGKSITDLKGKNVVVVGDTNTAMDVVRSAARLGCGVTSLVDCIQRKMSANKNEVKRATELGCDLKLLTRPTRILAEDGKVTGIEYCEVQYDDPKKALGVPKPVEGTEQTLTADLIVVATDRIIDTTAFVDEEGNSLFAMNKKTGGINADKLSLQTSQPNVFVGGEVYTGRSIIIQAVADGRRAARGIHHFITEGVVPEPENPQLRVIPESILKNMDVTYTIPRIKVPEISVEERRSTFKEEVKGSIVYEAARKEGSRCLRCGLTCYDAEAGAEYAQDADVHKFSELGKE
- a CDS encoding 4Fe-4S dicluster domain-containing protein — its product is MLKIHYSLESDAQKTINEIAAPAELNIQVRNLVLKAKKGQKVSRGEMIAEHPSKFGGAYHAAASGKATKVNYHHLTISCDGAEAFVEPVNVKSMGPGKELQRVLQDLGIDVAPLSSHSENLVINGLNPEPGIAVAELLLEKEKETLEAGLRLAESFITPVHTMLAVATGTSYTLSGTETVSVKPKYPRSLDAIVVKKVTGKEFPADTKIMSVMDLYNLGLVAQSGLPVTDTIMTINGMNYRVPLGTPIRHLLNELDLSVNSGDKVVLGGPFRGEAVYSLDEGVKKSDHGLFIIKEGTFPSIEDATCINCGECVLSCPARILPNLISRYAEYEMFEKAEKQDLHSCFECGLCSFNCTVRRPILQYIRFAKDQLLASGQAEKS
- a CDS encoding electron transport complex protein RnfA, coding for MEFFMLFISAIFINNIVLVQNLGACPFMGTSKSTDVAMGMGGAVIFVILMATALTWPLQQYVLNPLGLEYLQTIVFILVIASLVQFVEMFLKKAIPPLYQSLGLFLPLITTNCAVLGVAIMVQRNEYSFIKSMMFGLASGIGFLIALVIISSIRERLDIAPVPRVFRGVPIALIMAGVMSLAFYAFKGMAA